The sequence below is a genomic window from Halosolutus gelatinilyticus.
GCAAATACGACAAGAACGAGATCGATCGTCGCGTCCAGCAGGCGTCCGAAATCGTCCAGCTCGAAGGTATGCTGGAACGGGAGCCGAACGAACTGTCGGGCGGCCAGCAACAGCGCGTCGCGATCGCCCGCGCGATCGTCCGCGAACCCGACGTCTTCCTGATGGACGAACCGCTCGCCAACCTCGACGCGAAGCTTCGCGTCCACATGCGGACGGAGCTCCAGCGGCTCCACAAGCAACTGGACACGACGATCATCTACGTCACCCACGACCAGGCGGAGGCGATGACCATGTCCGACCGGATCGCGGTCATCAACAGCGGCGAACTCCAGCAGATCGATCCGCCGCTTACCTGTTACAACGAACCCGCGAACCTGTTCGTCGCCGGCTTCATCGGCTCGCCGTCGATGAACTTCGTCGAGGGTACCCTCACCGCCGGCGGCGTCGAGACCGAGCACTTCGACCTCGCGTTCGATCCGTCCGCGATCGAGACGACCGTCGGCGACGGCGTCACGGTCGGTATCCGTCCGGAGGACATCCACCTGACGAGCAACGCGAACCAGGTCGGCGACGCCTCGGACGTCATCGAGGCGCGAACCGACGTGCTCGAGCCGATGGGCGACCAGATCTTCGTCTACCTCTCGCTCGACGGCACGAGCGCCGAGATGATGACCAGCGACGAGGCGTCGTCCTCGTCGAGCCAGCTGCTGATGAGCGTCGACCCGGACACCGACATCAGCGAGGAGGAGTCGGTGTCGGTCGTCCTCGACCGGTCGAAGATCCACCTGTTCGATACGGCGTCGGGAGAGGCGCTCGTCCACGGCATCAAACAGCTGTCGGCGGCAGCCGCACAGCCGGAGGCCGAATCCGGTGGTCAGCGTGAGTAACCTCGTTCCGATCGTCTACTACGGCGGGTTTACGATCCTGTTTTTCTTCTGGATCTACGGGATCGTCTCGTTCGTCCTCGACCTGAAGAACAAGATCGTTCCGGGAATCAAGCAGTATCGTCGCGGCCGAACTCGACGCAAGCAGCGACAACAGCAAGAGAATGAGCGAACAGATACAGAGAAGCAACTGTACTGATGGTGATCCGAACGTGACCGGCGATCGAGCGGAGGGTCGATGACCGCGGATGCGGATCTCGCGACCGTTCCGACCGGCATCGTCGGCCTCGGGAACATCGGCCAGTACCACGCCGATCGGCTCGAGCAGCTGGGCGTCCCGCTCGCCGGCGGGATGGACGTCTCGAAGGAGGCGCGCGATCGGTTCGCGAGTCGATACGCCGCAGACGTCTACGCGGATCACCGCGACCTCTACGACGCCGGCGACGCGATCGTCATCACCACGCCGAACAAGTACCACGAGGAGTACGCCGTGGACGCGCTCGAGCGCGGCCTACACGTCCTCCTCGAGAAGCCCCTCGCCCACTCGATCGAGAGCGCGGAGCGGATCGCCGCGGCGGCCGCAGCGTCCGAGAGCACCTGCATGGTCGGGTTCAACAACCGGTTCCTGAACGCCGTGCGCCTCATCAAGGAGCGGATCGATCGCGGCGAACTCGGCGAGGTCACCCACGTCGAGGCCAACTACGTCCGACGGCGGGGCGTCCCCGGCCGCGGATCGTGGTTCACCCGCCGCGACATCGCCGGCGGCGGCGCGCTGATCGATCTCGGCGTCCACGCCATCGATCTCGCGCTGTACCTGCTCGACTACCCCGCCGTCGACGAGGTCTCGGGCGTCACCCGATCGGAGTTCGGTTCCCGCGACGATTACGCCTACCTCGAGATGTGGGGCACCGACGCGGGTCCCGACGGATTCGACGTCGACGACTCGGCGAGCGCCTTCGTTCGCTGCGCGGAGGGGCGAACGATCTCGCTCGAAACCGCCTGGGCGACCAACCGACCGCCGTCGAAGGAGTTCGTCGTCCACGGAACGGAGGCCGCGGCCGTCTTCGACCTCTACGAGAACGAACTCACGATCCACTCGGCGAGTTCGGACGGCACCGACCACTTCGTCG
It includes:
- a CDS encoding Gfo/Idh/MocA family protein, with the protein product MTADADLATVPTGIVGLGNIGQYHADRLEQLGVPLAGGMDVSKEARDRFASRYAADVYADHRDLYDAGDAIVITTPNKYHEEYAVDALERGLHVLLEKPLAHSIESAERIAAAAAASESTCMVGFNNRFLNAVRLIKERIDRGELGEVTHVEANYVRRRGVPGRGSWFTRRDIAGGGALIDLGVHAIDLALYLLDYPAVDEVSGVTRSEFGSRDDYAYLEMWGTDAGPDGFDVDDSASAFVRCAEGRTISLETAWATNRPPSKEFVVHGTEAAAVFDLYENELTIHSASSDGTDHFVDATIETRENDTHSDEQRAFYEAIATGRSIGGAVEEALTVQRIVDGIYRSSETGRTVSLEPRVES
- a CDS encoding ABC transporter ATP-binding protein — encoded protein: MARVTLDTVTKRYEDVVAVDEMNLNIEDGEFICLVGPSGCGKSTTMETIAGLTKPTAGTIKIGDTDVTTLPPKDRGVSMVFQNIALFPHMNVYDNISFGLRLRKYDKNEIDRRVQQASEIVQLEGMLEREPNELSGGQQQRVAIARAIVREPDVFLMDEPLANLDAKLRVHMRTELQRLHKQLDTTIIYVTHDQAEAMTMSDRIAVINSGELQQIDPPLTCYNEPANLFVAGFIGSPSMNFVEGTLTAGGVETEHFDLAFDPSAIETTVGDGVTVGIRPEDIHLTSNANQVGDASDVIEARTDVLEPMGDQIFVYLSLDGTSAEMMTSDEASSSSSQLLMSVDPDTDISEEESVSVVLDRSKIHLFDTASGEALVHGIKQLSAAAAQPEAESGGQRE